Proteins encoded in a region of the Paucibacter sediminis genome:
- a CDS encoding polyprenyl synthetase family protein: MQRALLAYERALDEWVPADAPAGLGEAMRYGVLGAGKRLRPLLVLAACEAVDGDAPAALRAGTAVELIHAYSLIHDDMPCMDNDVLRRGKPTVHVQFGEAQAMLAGDAMQALAFEVLTPEAGIAPALQARLCALLARASGHAGMAGGQAIDLASVGKDLDEATLRDMHRRKTGVLLQGSVLMGAACGETTPATWAALTDYGAAIGLAFQVVDDILDVTQDSAVLGKTAGKDQEANKPTYVSLMGLDGARRYADELRAQAHAALARSGLTNTAWLSLLADRVVDRDN, encoded by the coding sequence ATGCAGCGCGCTCTGCTGGCTTACGAGCGGGCGCTGGACGAATGGGTGCCTGCGGATGCGCCCGCCGGACTGGGCGAGGCGATGCGTTATGGCGTGCTGGGTGCCGGCAAGCGCCTGCGGCCGCTGCTGGTGCTGGCCGCCTGCGAGGCGGTCGACGGCGACGCCCCGGCCGCCCTGCGTGCCGGCACGGCGGTGGAGCTGATCCACGCCTACTCCCTGATCCATGACGATATGCCCTGCATGGACAACGACGTGCTGCGCCGTGGCAAGCCCACCGTGCATGTGCAATTCGGCGAGGCCCAGGCCATGCTGGCGGGCGACGCCATGCAGGCCCTGGCCTTCGAGGTTCTGACGCCGGAGGCCGGCATCGCGCCGGCCCTGCAGGCGCGCCTGTGCGCGCTGCTGGCGCGCGCCTCGGGCCATGCCGGCATGGCCGGCGGCCAGGCCATCGATCTGGCCAGCGTTGGCAAGGACCTGGACGAGGCCACGTTGCGCGACATGCACCGCCGCAAGACCGGCGTGCTGCTGCAGGGCAGCGTGCTGATGGGCGCCGCCTGTGGCGAGACCACGCCCGCGACCTGGGCCGCGCTGACCGACTATGGCGCCGCCATCGGCCTGGCCTTCCAGGTGGTGGACGACATCCTGGACGTGACCCAGGACTCCGCCGTGCTGGGCAAGACCGCCGGCAAGGACCAGGAGGCCAACAAGCCCACCTATGTGAGCCTGATGGGCCTGGACGGCGCGCGCCGCTACGCCGATGAACTGCGCGCGCAAGCCCATGCGGCGCTGGCGCGCTCGGGGCTCACCAACACCGCCTGGCTCAGCCTGCTGGCCGACCGCGTGGTGGACCGGGACAACTGA
- a CDS encoding ZIP family metal transporter: MTLLYIVLATLAGGLLSVLIAASLTVALLSRVVKHLVSLSTGVLLATALLHVLPEAFESQASPHSLFLTLLGGLMFFFLLEKAELYRHTHHHEGDGHHHHHHFDEEQAGRGGLAVLVGDSIHNFCDGIIIAAAFLADQHLGWITALAIIAHEIPQEVGDYIVLLNAGFSRAKALLFNAISGLAAVAGGVLGYFLVGPWEQLFPYLLVAASSSFVYVAVADLIPQLQRRLPWRETALQLLWLAVGMGIVVLAVGGQH; this comes from the coding sequence ATGACCCTGCTCTATATCGTGCTCGCGACCCTGGCCGGCGGCCTGCTGTCGGTGCTCATCGCGGCCAGCCTGACGGTGGCGCTGCTGAGCCGCGTGGTCAAGCATCTGGTGAGCCTGTCGACCGGCGTGCTGCTGGCCACCGCGCTGCTGCATGTGCTGCCCGAGGCCTTCGAGAGCCAGGCCAGCCCGCACAGCCTGTTCCTGACGCTGCTGGGCGGCCTGATGTTCTTCTTCCTGCTGGAGAAGGCCGAGCTCTACCGCCATACCCACCACCACGAGGGCGACGGCCACCACCACCATCATCACTTCGACGAGGAGCAGGCCGGGCGCGGCGGCCTGGCGGTGCTGGTGGGCGACAGCATCCACAATTTCTGCGACGGCATCATCATCGCCGCGGCCTTTCTGGCCGACCAGCACCTGGGCTGGATCACCGCGCTGGCCATCATCGCGCACGAGATCCCGCAGGAGGTGGGCGACTACATCGTGCTGCTGAACGCCGGTTTCTCGCGCGCCAAGGCGCTGCTGTTCAATGCCATCTCGGGCCTGGCGGCGGTGGCCGGCGGGGTGCTGGGCTACTTCCTGGTGGGGCCCTGGGAGCAGCTGTTCCCCTATCTGCTGGTGGCGGCCTCGAGCAGCTTTGTCTATGTGGCGGTGGCCGATCTGATCCCGCAGTTGCAGCGCCGCCTGCCCTGGCGCGAAACCGCGCTGCAGCTGCTGTGGCTGGCTGTGGGCATGGGCATCGTGGTGCTGGCGGTGGGCGGCCAGCACTGA
- a CDS encoding DMT family transporter — protein MPASLMMVLATFLFASMGVCVKLASGQYDAGEIVMYRGLVGTLVMAGLAWQQGISLRTQVPAMHFWRSLSGVIALSLWFYSIGKLPLATAMTLNYMSSVWMALFLIGGAVMLGSARIDGRLVAAVLLGFAGVALVLRPTIDQQQAWHGIAGLLSGMLSAMAYLQVTALGRAGEPEVRIVFYFSLGGALAGCISTLALKLGGQGDWHGHDPQGLTLLLAVGLLATTAQWLMTRAYGRGKTLVNASLQYLGIVFSALYGVLLFKDALGASALLGIALIIAAGLAATLLRTRSTPIDSQHSVSES, from the coding sequence ATGCCCGCTTCCCTGATGATGGTGCTTGCCACCTTTTTGTTCGCCTCCATGGGCGTGTGCGTCAAGCTGGCCTCGGGCCAGTACGACGCGGGCGAGATCGTCATGTACCGCGGCCTGGTCGGCACCCTGGTGATGGCGGGCCTGGCCTGGCAGCAGGGCATCAGCCTGCGCACCCAGGTGCCGGCGATGCATTTCTGGCGCAGCCTCTCGGGCGTGATCGCGCTCTCGCTGTGGTTCTACTCGATCGGCAAGCTGCCGCTCGCCACCGCGATGACGCTCAACTACATGTCCTCGGTGTGGATGGCGCTGTTCCTGATCGGCGGCGCGGTGATGCTGGGCAGCGCCCGCATCGATGGCCGCCTGGTTGCCGCGGTGCTGCTGGGCTTTGCCGGCGTGGCCCTGGTGCTGCGCCCCACCATTGATCAGCAGCAGGCCTGGCATGGCATCGCCGGCCTGCTCTCGGGCATGCTCTCGGCGATGGCCTATCTGCAGGTCACCGCGCTGGGTCGGGCCGGCGAGCCCGAGGTGCGCATCGTCTTCTACTTCTCGCTGGGCGGGGCGCTGGCGGGATGCATCAGCACGCTGGCGCTGAAACTGGGCGGCCAGGGCGACTGGCATGGCCACGATCCGCAAGGCCTGACCCTGCTGCTCGCCGTGGGCCTGCTGGCCACCACGGCACAATGGCTGATGACGCGTGCCTACGGGCGCGGCAAGACCCTGGTGAACGCCAGCCTGCAATACCTGGGCATCGTGTTCTCGGCCCTTTACGGCGTGCTGCTGTTCAAGGATGCGCTGGGGGCCAGCGCCCTGCTGGGCATCGCCCTCATCATTGCCGCCGGCCTGGCCGCCACCCTGCTGCGCACCCGCAGCACACCGATCGACAGCCAACATTCCGTGAGCGAATCATGA
- the dxs gene encoding 1-deoxy-D-xylulose-5-phosphate synthase, translating into MNFSLLRTINSPADLRRLPRTDLAKLADELRAYVLESVSKTGGHLGSNLGAVELTVALHYVFNTPHDRLVWDVGHQTYPHKVLTGRREAMAGLRQLGGISGFPRRDESEYDTFGTGHSSTSISAAHGMAMAAKLKGEHRKAVAIIGDGSMTAGMAFEALNNAGVSHGGLMGDVLVILNDNDMSISPPVGALNKYLARLMSGKFYGAAREGAKSVLKNTPLYEFARRFEEHTKGMVVPGTIFEEFGFNYVGPIDGHDLDALIPTLENLRSRSGPQFLHVVTKKGQGYKLAEADPVKYHAASGKFDPAVGFVKPATPPKPTFTQIFGDWLCDMAEADARLVGITPAMREGSGMVDFHKRFPTRYHDVGIAEQHAVTFGAGLACEGLKPVVAIYSTFLQRAYDQMIHDVAIQNLPVLFALDRAGLVGADGATHAGNYDIAYTRCIPNMALLTPADENECRQALYTGFQHDGPATVRYPRGAGVGVPVQKQMTALPWGKGEMRRESGRLQGQGPRIAILAFGTLLYPCLQAAEQLDATVANMRFVKPLDDALVAELARTHDALVTVEDGCVMGGAGSAVLESLQAAGLSLPVLQLGLPDVFVEHGDPAKLMSQCGLDAAGIEQSIFKRFGGRPTLLRAAANQ; encoded by the coding sequence ATGAATTTCTCGCTCCTGCGCACCATCAACAGCCCGGCCGATCTGCGCCGGCTGCCGCGCACCGATCTGGCCAAGCTGGCCGACGAGCTGCGCGCCTATGTGCTGGAGAGCGTCTCCAAGACCGGTGGCCACCTGGGCTCCAACCTGGGCGCGGTGGAACTGACTGTGGCGCTGCACTATGTGTTCAACACCCCGCATGACCGGCTGGTCTGGGATGTGGGCCACCAGACCTATCCGCACAAGGTGCTGACGGGCCGCCGCGAGGCCATGGCGGGCCTGCGCCAGCTGGGCGGCATCAGCGGCTTTCCGCGCCGCGACGAGAGCGAGTACGACACCTTCGGCACCGGCCATTCCTCCACCTCGATCTCGGCCGCCCATGGCATGGCCATGGCCGCCAAGCTCAAGGGCGAGCATCGCAAGGCCGTGGCCATCATCGGCGACGGCTCGATGACGGCGGGCATGGCCTTCGAGGCACTCAACAATGCCGGCGTCTCGCATGGCGGCCTGATGGGCGACGTGCTGGTGATACTGAACGACAACGACATGTCGATCAGCCCGCCGGTGGGCGCACTCAACAAGTATCTGGCGCGCCTGATGAGCGGCAAGTTCTACGGCGCCGCGCGCGAGGGCGCCAAGAGCGTGCTGAAGAACACGCCGCTGTACGAGTTTGCGCGCCGCTTCGAGGAGCACACCAAGGGCATGGTCGTGCCCGGCACCATCTTCGAGGAGTTCGGCTTCAACTATGTGGGCCCGATCGATGGCCATGACCTCGATGCGCTGATCCCCACGCTGGAGAACCTGCGCAGCCGCTCGGGCCCGCAGTTCCTGCATGTGGTGACCAAGAAGGGTCAGGGCTACAAGCTGGCCGAGGCCGATCCGGTCAAGTACCACGCCGCCTCGGGCAAGTTCGATCCGGCGGTGGGTTTCGTCAAGCCGGCCACGCCGCCCAAGCCCACCTTCACCCAGATCTTCGGTGACTGGCTGTGCGACATGGCCGAGGCCGACGCGCGCCTGGTGGGCATCACCCCCGCGATGCGCGAGGGTTCGGGCATGGTGGACTTCCACAAGCGCTTCCCGACCCGCTATCACGACGTCGGCATTGCCGAGCAGCATGCGGTGACCTTCGGCGCGGGCCTGGCCTGCGAGGGGCTGAAGCCGGTGGTGGCGATCTACTCCACCTTCCTGCAGCGCGCCTACGACCAGATGATCCACGATGTGGCGATCCAGAACCTGCCGGTGCTGTTCGCGCTCGATCGTGCCGGCCTGGTGGGTGCCGATGGTGCCACCCATGCCGGCAACTACGACATTGCCTACACGCGCTGCATTCCGAACATGGCCCTGCTGACGCCGGCGGACGAGAACGAATGCCGCCAGGCGCTCTACACCGGCTTCCAGCACGATGGCCCGGCCACGGTGCGCTATCCGCGCGGCGCTGGCGTGGGTGTGCCGGTGCAGAAGCAGATGACGGCCCTGCCATGGGGCAAGGGCGAAATGCGCCGCGAGAGCGGCCGCCTGCAGGGCCAGGGGCCGCGCATCGCCATCCTGGCCTTTGGCACCTTGCTCTACCCCTGCCTGCAGGCGGCCGAGCAGCTCGACGCCACGGTGGCGAATATGCGCTTCGTGAAGCCGCTGGACGACGCCCTGGTGGCCGAGTTGGCACGCACGCACGACGCCCTGGTGACGGTGGAAGACGGCTGCGTGATGGGCGGTGCCGGCAGCGCGGTGCTGGAGTCTCTGCAGGCCGCCGGCCTGAGCCTGCCGGTGCTGCAACTGGGCCTGCCCGATGTGTTCGTCGAACATGGCGATCCGGCCAAGCTGATGTCGCAATGCGGCCTGGACGCCGCGGGCATCGAGCAATCCATCTTCAAGCGCTTTGGCGGCCGTCCGACGCTGCTGCGCGCAGCCGCAAACCAGTAA
- a CDS encoding sulfurtransferase, which yields MPYRTLISASELRALQAQGQVLLIVDASFDLADTGAGERSHAEGHLPGAHYLHLDRELSGAKTGSNGRHPLPERGAFAARMAALGLTPQTQVVAYDAQGGMYAARLWWMLRWLGHEAVAVLDGGKAAWLASGGALGTEAPVVPALAGHFVAGDSLAPALDASALQAQLGRVRLIDARAGERFRGEVEPLDARAGHIPGASNRFFKDNLQADGCFKSADTLRAEFAPLLAPYAAEAVVHQCGSGVTACHNLLAMEVAGLAGSQLYPGSWSEWSSDPSRPVAQG from the coding sequence ATGCCCTACCGCACACTCATCAGCGCCAGCGAGCTGCGCGCCCTGCAAGCACAGGGTCAGGTCTTGCTGATCGTGGACGCCAGCTTCGACCTCGCCGACACCGGCGCCGGCGAGCGCAGCCATGCCGAGGGCCATCTGCCCGGCGCCCACTATCTGCACCTGGATCGCGAGCTGAGCGGCGCCAAGACGGGAAGCAATGGCCGCCACCCCCTGCCCGAGCGCGGCGCCTTTGCCGCACGCATGGCCGCGCTGGGCCTGACGCCCCAGACCCAGGTGGTAGCCTACGACGCCCAGGGCGGCATGTACGCCGCCCGGCTCTGGTGGATGTTGCGCTGGCTGGGCCATGAGGCCGTGGCGGTGCTGGACGGCGGCAAGGCGGCCTGGCTGGCCAGCGGCGGCGCGCTCGGCACCGAGGCGCCCGTCGTGCCGGCGTTGGCCGGCCACTTCGTGGCGGGCGATTCCTTGGCTCCCGCGCTGGACGCCTCCGCCCTGCAAGCCCAGCTTGGCCGGGTGCGCCTGATCGACGCGCGCGCCGGCGAGCGCTTCCGCGGCGAGGTCGAGCCGCTGGATGCACGGGCCGGCCATATCCCCGGCGCCAGCAACCGCTTCTTCAAGGACAACCTGCAGGCCGACGGCTGTTTCAAGAGCGCCGACACCCTGCGCGCCGAGTTCGCCCCCCTGCTCGCGCCCTATGCGGCCGAGGCCGTGGTGCACCAGTGCGGCTCGGGCGTCACCGCCTGTCACAACCTGCTGGCAATGGAAGTAGCCGGGCTAGCGGGCTCGCAGCTCTACCCGGGCTCGTGGAGCGAATGGTCGTCCGACCCCTCGCGACCGGTGGCGCAAGGCTAG
- the ppk1 gene encoding polyphosphate kinase 1 produces MTLPDVALLNREQAILEFNKRVLAQAERSDVPLLERLRYICIVSSNLDEFFEVRFADMLDAARDPVNAVSSRDVERVARAAHDLIDEQYAIFNEQVMPALREERIVILNHADRNETQRHWVAKFFEREVRPLLVPVGLDPAHPFPQVANKSLHFIARLSGKDAFGRDNRIAIVKVPRVLPRVIKLPATVSEGQQAFVLLTSVIRAHLEELFPGRHVEAFSQFRVTRDSDLEVDEEEVANLRHALRSGLTTRHFGRAVRLEVVNTCPAELSNFLLEQFDMPAAALYHVNGPVNLVRLNELIDQCDAPELRFLPHEPVWPQGRLPRQKSIFHRLRKGDVLLHHPFESFEPVVQFLREAVEDPDVLAIKQTVYRTGSKSELMDLLIEAARRGKEVMVVVELKARFDEEANINWAERLEAVGAQVVYGIVGMKTHAKLLLVTRREVGKLGKPVLRRYAHLSTGNYNPKTARLYTDLGHLTADPELTADADLVFRELAALSKFKAPKRLLLAPFNMHSRMLEHLAQVARAARAGQPARVVVKINALTDAELIAGLIAAGQAGARIDLIVRGACMLPPGLPGQTDNILVRSVVGRFLEHTRICYFRWGVSEADEVLYLSSADWMSRNMFRRIEVAWPVLDPALRQRVIDEALMPYLHDRLDAWQLGPDGHSQRVAETGVSAQQALMRRYIAG; encoded by the coding sequence ATGACCCTGCCAGACGTCGCCTTGCTCAATCGCGAGCAGGCCATCCTCGAATTCAACAAACGTGTGCTGGCCCAGGCTGAACGCAGCGATGTACCGCTGCTGGAGCGGCTGCGCTATATCTGCATCGTCTCGTCCAATCTCGACGAGTTCTTCGAGGTGCGCTTCGCCGACATGCTGGATGCCGCGCGCGACCCGGTGAATGCGGTGAGCTCGCGCGACGTGGAGCGGGTGGCGCGTGCCGCCCATGACCTAATCGACGAGCAGTACGCGATCTTCAACGAGCAGGTGATGCCGGCGCTGCGCGAGGAGCGCATCGTCATCCTCAACCATGCCGATCGCAACGAGACCCAGCGCCACTGGGTGGCCAAGTTCTTCGAGCGCGAGGTGCGCCCGCTGCTGGTGCCGGTGGGCCTGGACCCCGCCCATCCTTTTCCGCAGGTAGCCAACAAGTCGCTGCACTTCATTGCGCGGCTGTCGGGCAAGGACGCCTTCGGGCGCGACAACCGCATCGCCATCGTCAAGGTGCCGCGCGTGCTGCCGCGCGTCATCAAGCTGCCGGCCACCGTCAGCGAGGGCCAGCAGGCCTTTGTGCTGCTGACCAGCGTGATCCGCGCGCACCTGGAGGAGCTGTTCCCGGGCCGCCATGTGGAGGCCTTTTCGCAGTTCCGCGTCACGCGCGACTCCGACCTGGAGGTCGACGAGGAGGAGGTGGCGAACCTGCGCCATGCGCTGCGCTCGGGCCTGACGACGCGCCACTTCGGCCGCGCGGTGCGGCTGGAGGTGGTGAACACCTGCCCGGCCGAGCTCTCCAACTTCCTGCTCGAGCAGTTCGACATGCCGGCGGCGGCGCTCTACCACGTCAACGGCCCGGTGAACCTGGTGCGCCTGAACGAGCTGATCGACCAGTGCGATGCGCCCGAGCTGCGCTTCCTGCCGCACGAACCGGTCTGGCCGCAGGGCCGGCTGCCGCGCCAGAAGTCCATATTCCACCGCCTGCGCAAGGGCGATGTGCTGCTGCACCATCCCTTCGAGAGCTTCGAGCCGGTGGTGCAGTTCCTGCGCGAGGCGGTCGAGGACCCCGACGTGCTGGCCATCAAGCAGACGGTCTACCGCACCGGCAGCAAGTCCGAACTGATGGACCTGCTGATCGAGGCGGCGCGGCGCGGCAAGGAAGTGATGGTGGTGGTGGAGCTGAAGGCGCGCTTCGACGAAGAGGCCAATATCAACTGGGCCGAGCGCCTGGAGGCGGTGGGCGCTCAGGTGGTGTACGGCATCGTCGGCATGAAGACCCATGCCAAGCTCTTGCTGGTGACGCGCCGCGAGGTCGGCAAGCTGGGCAAGCCGGTGCTGCGCCGCTATGCCCATCTCTCCACCGGCAACTACAACCCCAAGACCGCGCGCCTCTATACCGATCTGGGCCACCTGACCGCCGACCCCGAGCTCACCGCCGACGCCGATCTGGTGTTCCGCGAGCTGGCCGCGCTCTCCAAGTTCAAGGCGCCCAAGCGCCTGCTGCTGGCGCCCTTCAATATGCACAGCCGCATGCTCGAGCACCTGGCACAGGTGGCGCGGGCGGCGCGCGCGGGGCAGCCGGCGCGCGTGGTGGTGAAGATCAATGCGCTCACCGATGCCGAGCTGATCGCGGGCCTGATCGCGGCCGGCCAGGCCGGCGCCAGGATCGACCTGATCGTGCGCGGCGCCTGCATGCTGCCGCCGGGCCTGCCCGGCCAGACCGACAACATCCTGGTGCGCTCGGTGGTGGGGCGCTTCCTCGAGCACACGCGCATCTGCTACTTCCGCTGGGGCGTCAGCGAAGCCGACGAAGTTTTGTATTTGTCCAGTGCGGATTGGATGAGCCGCAATATGTTCCGCCGCATCGAGGTGGCCTGGCCGGTGCTCGACCCGGCGCTGCGTCAGCGCGTCATCGACGAGGCGCTGATGCCCTATCTGCACGACCGTCTGGACGCCTGGCAGCTCGGCCCGGACGGGCACAGCCAGCGCGTCGCCGAGACGGGCGTGAGCGCGCAGCAGGCGCTGATGCGCCGCTATATCGCTGGTTGA
- a CDS encoding universal stress protein: protein MFKRIIVPTDGSDITSNAISTAVALAKVHGAKLYAVSVKEPFPYSAVSEMQPTPPQEFFDAQERIAQSRLKSVLAAAEAGGVPCEAHSIEALHAWEAIIEHAKRVDGDLVVMASHGRRGVQALLLGSETQKVLTHSTIPVLVVR from the coding sequence ATGTTCAAACGCATCATCGTCCCGACCGACGGCTCGGACATCACCAGCAACGCCATCAGCACCGCCGTGGCGCTGGCCAAGGTGCATGGCGCCAAGCTCTATGCCGTGAGCGTCAAGGAACCCTTCCCCTACAGCGCAGTCTCCGAGATGCAGCCGACCCCGCCGCAGGAGTTCTTCGACGCCCAGGAGCGCATTGCCCAGAGCCGCCTGAAGAGCGTGCTGGCCGCGGCCGAAGCCGGCGGCGTGCCCTGCGAGGCCCACAGCATCGAAGCCCTGCACGCCTGGGAAGCCATCATCGAGCATGCCAAGCGTGTCGACGGCGACCTGGTGGTGATGGCCTCGCATGGCCGTCGCGGTGTGCAGGCCCTGCTGCTCGGCAGCGAGACCCAGAAGGTGCTGACCCACAGCACCATCCCGGTGCTGGTGGTGCGCTGA
- a CDS encoding exodeoxyribonuclease VII small subunit, translating to MPTSKAAAPAAVPASYELALDELERLVASMEAGALPLDQLLDSYRRGAELLGFCRARLQAVEQQVKVLEGGEMKTWEES from the coding sequence ATGCCCACCAGCAAAGCCGCTGCACCAGCGGCAGTTCCAGCCAGTTACGAGCTCGCGCTCGACGAGCTGGAGCGCCTGGTCGCATCCATGGAGGCCGGGGCATTGCCGCTGGATCAATTGCTGGACAGCTATCGCCGTGGCGCGGAGCTGCTGGGTTTTTGCCGCGCCCGCCTGCAGGCCGTGGAGCAACAGGTCAAGGTGCTGGAGGGTGGCGAGATGAAAACCTGGGAGGAGTCCTGA
- a CDS encoding aromatic ring-hydroxylating oxygenase subunit alpha: MSDLSIPLSALERSKTQLPVTSYFDEGLFRKEQELIFQPGPRYLGHALAVPEVGDFYALPQEGEGRAIVRTPEGLELISNVCRHRQAVMLRGRGNTKSNVVCPLHRWTYDLKGQLVGAPHFEQDPCLNLNRYQLRDWNGLLFEDNGRDIAAELAAVGPRAELDFSGYVLDKIHVHECDYNWKTFIEVYLEDYHVGPFHPGLGKFVTCDDLAWEFGKHHSVQTVGIHKALEKPGSEVYSKWHQQVLQFRGGEPPKQGAIWLTYYPHIMVEWYPHVLVVSTLFPKGPQKTTNVVEFYYPEEIAAFEREFVEANQAAYMETCIEDDEIALRMDWGRKALMERGDNEVGPYQSPMEDGMQHFHEWYRREMQL, encoded by the coding sequence ATGTCCGACCTGAGCATCCCTCTCTCGGCGCTTGAACGCAGCAAGACGCAGCTGCCTGTCACTTCCTATTTCGATGAGGGCCTGTTCCGCAAGGAACAGGAACTGATCTTCCAGCCTGGGCCTCGCTACCTGGGGCATGCGCTCGCCGTGCCCGAGGTAGGCGACTTCTATGCACTGCCCCAGGAGGGCGAGGGCCGCGCCATCGTGCGCACGCCCGAGGGCCTGGAGCTGATCTCCAACGTCTGCCGGCACCGCCAGGCGGTGATGCTGCGTGGCCGCGGCAATACCAAGAGCAATGTGGTCTGCCCGCTGCACCGATGGACCTACGATTTGAAGGGCCAATTGGTCGGCGCGCCGCATTTCGAGCAGGACCCCTGCCTGAACCTGAACCGCTACCAGCTCAGGGATTGGAACGGCCTGCTGTTCGAGGACAACGGTCGCGACATCGCGGCCGAACTGGCGGCCGTGGGCCCGCGCGCCGAGCTGGACTTCAGTGGCTATGTGCTCGACAAGATCCATGTGCACGAGTGCGACTACAACTGGAAGACCTTCATCGAGGTCTATCTGGAGGACTACCACGTCGGCCCCTTCCACCCCGGACTGGGCAAGTTCGTCACCTGCGACGATCTGGCCTGGGAATTCGGCAAGCACCACTCGGTGCAGACGGTGGGCATCCACAAGGCGCTCGAGAAGCCCGGCTCCGAGGTCTACAGCAAGTGGCACCAGCAGGTGCTGCAGTTCCGCGGCGGCGAGCCGCCCAAGCAGGGCGCGATCTGGCTGACCTACTACCCGCACATCATGGTGGAGTGGTATCCGCATGTGCTGGTGGTGTCGACGCTGTTCCCCAAGGGCCCGCAGAAGACCACCAATGTGGTGGAGTTCTACTACCCTGAGGAGATCGCCGCCTTCGAGCGTGAGTTCGTCGAAGCCAACCAGGCCGCCTATATGGAGACCTGCATCGAGGACGACGAGATCGCGCTGCGCATGGACTGGGGCCGCAAGGCCTTGATGGAGCGCGGCGACAACGAGGTCGGGCCCTACCAGAGCCCGATGGAGGACGGCATGCAGCATTTCCACGAGTGGTACCGCCGCGAAATGCAGCTCTGA
- a CDS encoding Ppx/GppA phosphatase family protein — protein sequence MTVPRTAPPALAAIDMGSNSFRLEIAQLNRSNYRRQEYLKETVRLGAGLDANGELTEAAMQRGLDCLARFAQRLQGFEPGRVRAVATQTLREARNRNSFLARAQAVLGHPIEVISGREEARLIFAGVARLQPSQTPRLVIDIGGRSTEMILGHGRVPLKAESFQVGSVSLSMRFFPEGRFSAEAFRAAQVAAGAELEEALSQFSRPLAQPAWVEALGSSGTVGAVAQILAATGVTDGSITPEALRWCIEQCIAVGHMDKLKLPGLKEDRRAVVGGGLCILYTLLTQFGIERLQPAKGALRQGVIFDLAERLEAAQLAQGRDMRDQSVAELQRRFGVDREQAGRVQDLALALYKQLQPRAPRELQRELGWAAALHELGMMVSHHDHHRHTAYLLAHVDASGFSQNQLKRLGDLALGQRGGLRKLEPQLGDETLLWQVLALRLAVIHAHARGAIAEGSMRLQRQGRRVRVQLDRDWAAAQPRAFYLMQEELQAWSKLELVELTLQA from the coding sequence ATGACCGTGCCCCGTACCGCCCCCCCTGCCCTTGCCGCCATCGACATGGGCTCCAACAGCTTCAGGCTCGAGATTGCCCAGCTCAACCGCAGCAACTACCGCCGCCAGGAATACCTGAAGGAGACGGTGCGCCTGGGGGCAGGTCTTGACGCCAACGGCGAGCTCACCGAGGCGGCCATGCAGCGCGGCCTGGATTGCCTGGCCCGCTTTGCCCAGCGTCTGCAGGGCTTCGAGCCCGGCCGGGTGCGTGCGGTGGCCACGCAGACGCTGCGCGAGGCGCGCAACCGCAACAGCTTTCTGGCGCGTGCCCAGGCGGTGCTGGGCCATCCGATCGAGGTGATCTCGGGCCGCGAGGAAGCGCGCCTGATCTTTGCGGGGGTGGCGCGGCTGCAGCCTTCGCAGACGCCGCGCCTGGTGATCGACATCGGCGGCCGCTCCACCGAAATGATCCTGGGCCATGGCCGCGTGCCGCTGAAGGCCGAGTCCTTCCAGGTCGGCAGCGTCAGCCTGTCGATGCGCTTCTTTCCCGAGGGCCGCTTCAGCGCCGAGGCCTTCCGTGCCGCCCAGGTGGCCGCCGGCGCCGAGCTGGAAGAGGCGCTGAGCCAGTTCTCGCGCCCGCTCGCCCAGCCCGCCTGGGTGGAGGCGCTGGGCTCCTCCGGCACGGTCGGCGCGGTGGCGCAGATCCTCGCCGCCACCGGCGTCACCGATGGCAGCATCACCCCCGAGGCGCTGCGCTGGTGCATCGAGCAATGCATCGCGGTGGGCCATATGGACAAGCTCAAGCTGCCAGGGCTGAAAGAAGACCGCCGCGCCGTGGTGGGTGGCGGCCTGTGCATCCTCTACACCCTGCTGACGCAGTTCGGCATCGAGCGCCTGCAGCCCGCCAAGGGCGCGCTGCGCCAGGGCGTGATCTTCGATCTGGCGGAACGCCTGGAGGCCGCCCAGCTGGCCCAGGGCCGCGACATGCGCGACCAGTCGGTGGCCGAGCTACAGCGGCGCTTCGGCGTGGACCGCGAGCAGGCCGGCCGCGTGCAAGACCTGGCCCTGGCGCTCTACAAGCAGCTGCAGCCGCGCGCGCCGCGCGAGCTGCAGCGCGAGCTGGGCTGGGCCGCCGCCCTGCATGAGCTGGGCATGATGGTCTCGCACCACGACCACCACCGCCACACCGCCTACCTGCTCGCCCATGTGGATGCCAGCGGCTTCTCGCAGAACCAGCTCAAGCGCCTGGGCGATCTGGCCCTGGGCCAGCGCGGCGGCCTGCGCAAGCTGGAACCGCAGCTCGGCGACGAGACCCTGCTGTGGCAGGTGCTGGCGCTGCGCCTGGCCGTCATCCATGCCCATGCGCGCGGCGCCATCGCCGAGGGCTCCATGCGCCTGCAGCGCCAGGGCCGGCGCGTGCGGGTGCAGCTGGACCGGGACTGGGCCGCGGCACAGCCGCGCGCCTTCTACCTGATGCAGGAAGAGCTGCAGGCCTGGTCCAAGCTCGAGCTGGTCGAGCTGACGCTGCAGGCCTGA